One genomic region from Bacillus sp. SLBN-46 encodes:
- a CDS encoding MetQ/NlpA family ABC transporter substrate-binding protein has product MKKWFLTMVLVLVVGALAACGSSSDNKDKAEAKSKDIKLGATAGPYSDMLKEAIVPGLEKKGYKVEIVEFSDYIQPNKALDNGDIQANLFQHSIYLENFAKENNMKLSALISVPTAPMGLYSKKYKSLDEVKNGATVTLPNDPTNAARALNTLRDEGLITINESADPLKVSEKDIVENKKNLKFQAIEAGQLPRSVDSVDLAAVPGNFALAAKMNLLDALSLENMLDSYRNIVAVKTENKDSQLAKDIKEVVESADFEKVIDEKFKGFGKPAWMKK; this is encoded by the coding sequence ATGAAAAAATGGTTTTTAACAATGGTTTTAGTTTTAGTCGTGGGTGCGTTAGCGGCTTGCGGCAGCAGTTCAGACAACAAAGACAAAGCAGAAGCAAAATCAAAGGATATTAAATTAGGGGCTACTGCTGGTCCGTACAGTGATATGTTGAAGGAAGCGATTGTTCCTGGTTTAGAAAAGAAGGGCTACAAAGTTGAAATTGTGGAATTCAGCGATTACATTCAGCCAAACAAAGCATTAGATAATGGGGACATCCAAGCAAACCTATTCCAGCATTCTATCTATCTAGAGAATTTTGCAAAAGAAAATAACATGAAGCTGTCTGCATTGATTTCTGTACCAACTGCACCAATGGGGCTTTACTCTAAGAAATACAAATCATTGGATGAAGTGAAGAACGGAGCAACGGTTACGCTTCCGAATGACCCAACAAACGCGGCTCGTGCCTTAAATACACTTCGTGATGAAGGCCTAATTACAATTAACGAAAGTGCCGACCCGTTGAAAGTTTCTGAGAAGGACATTGTTGAAAATAAGAAAAACTTGAAATTCCAAGCAATTGAAGCAGGCCAGCTTCCACGTTCTGTGGACAGTGTCGATTTAGCTGCTGTACCTGGAAACTTTGCATTGGCTGCAAAAATGAACCTGCTAGATGCACTATCACTTGAAAATATGCTAGATTCCTATCGCAATATCGTTGCGGTAAAAACAGAAAACAAAGATTCTCAGCTTGCAAAAGATATTAAAGAAGTCGTCGAATCTGCAGACTTTGAAAAAGTCA
- a CDS encoding ABC transporter permease, whose amino-acid sequence MKDVLWLIQNTLSKTFRNKKNIIMYLFMPLIGIFIAFIAYGGDQKALLHVGVVNQDKSEVTTDTIDFLKGLENVKVSEVDAEKVQDQITSGKLDCVITFEKGFTESVLNGTPGSIQISSIKGAAVTGFVKSYLYQYINNIATISRAADGNQPLFAQMYKDYQQSTYTLATHSLADSSKNKNMTNQTIGFLIMIMLMSAGNLSEIILLEKEQRTYFRLLSTPINARKYLLSNVIVNMIVMTVQVVITLTIMRNMFHIGIGMSFWEAAFVMLLFSLIAVGLSLVIISFANNRNAVGALQNLIIMPTVMLSGCFWPVEVMPTSLQKIAVFLPQRWTLDTLTKLQEGSSFSSLYLHFIILFAFAVAFFLLAVYRFSRNNTTQNFI is encoded by the coding sequence ATGAAGGATGTCCTCTGGTTAATTCAGAACACATTAAGTAAGACGTTTCGCAATAAGAAAAACATAATCATGTATCTGTTTATGCCGTTAATTGGAATTTTCATTGCGTTTATTGCCTATGGCGGGGATCAGAAAGCCCTTCTACATGTAGGCGTCGTCAATCAAGACAAGAGTGAGGTGACGACCGACACGATCGATTTTCTCAAAGGGTTAGAGAATGTGAAGGTTTCTGAGGTCGATGCGGAAAAGGTACAGGATCAGATTACATCCGGTAAACTGGACTGTGTTATCACTTTTGAAAAAGGCTTCACGGAAAGCGTGTTGAACGGTACGCCGGGCTCTATCCAGATTAGTTCCATCAAAGGGGCAGCCGTTACAGGCTTCGTGAAATCCTATTTATATCAATATATCAATAATATCGCGACGATTAGTCGGGCGGCCGATGGGAATCAACCTCTGTTTGCGCAGATGTATAAGGACTATCAGCAATCAACCTATACACTCGCCACCCATTCATTAGCGGATTCATCGAAAAATAAGAATATGACCAATCAAACGATTGGTTTCCTGATCATGATCATGCTGATGTCAGCGGGGAATCTGTCTGAGATCATTCTGTTGGAAAAAGAACAGCGAACCTATTTCCGCTTATTATCGACGCCAATTAATGCTAGAAAGTATCTATTATCCAATGTCATCGTCAACATGATTGTGATGACGGTACAGGTAGTTATTACGCTTACCATCATGAGAAATATGTTCCATATTGGCATCGGCATGTCCTTCTGGGAAGCGGCCTTCGTGATGTTACTATTTTCCTTGATTGCGGTAGGTTTATCGCTTGTCATCATCTCTTTCGCAAACAACAGAAATGCAGTAGGGGCCTTACAAAATTTAATCATTATGCCAACCGTCATGCTGTCCGGCTGCTTCTGGCCAGTGGAAGTGATGCCTACATCCTTGCAAAAAATAGCAGTGTTCCTGCCACAGCGCTGGACGTTAGATACATTAACCAAACTGCAGGAAGGAAGCTCCTTTAGCAGCTTGTATTTACACTTCATTATCCTATTCGCCTTTGCAGTAGCCTTTTTCTTACTAGCCGTCTATCGCTTTAGCAGAAACAACACGACACAGAACTTTATTTAA
- a CDS encoding ABC transporter ATP-binding protein: protein MNVLEIKNLTKKFSDFIAVDHMSLSVAEGEIFGFLGANGAGKSTTINMIAGLLRSNEGTIAILGKDSVKHSRFVKMNIGMVPQDLAIYEDMTAYENVKFFAGLYGLRGAELKERVEEALEFVGLQDKHKSYPKSFSGGMKRRLNIACAIAHRPKLIIMDEPTVGIDPQSRNYILNSVRKLNEMGCTIIYTSHYMEEVEEICTQIAIIDHGKIIAEGTKEQLKSIITNTKDLWVEVKSTEHVNIGSIKEISGVEAVSVDENVIKINSDTGVNNLNKIIEHFMSNHIEIRSLEEKAPNLETVFLTLTGRNLRDQ, encoded by the coding sequence ATGAACGTGTTAGAAATTAAGAACTTAACGAAAAAATTCAGTGATTTTATTGCTGTCGATCATATGAGCTTATCTGTTGCGGAGGGAGAAATCTTTGGGTTCCTTGGAGCCAATGGCGCTGGGAAGAGTACGACCATTAATATGATTGCGGGCTTGTTACGTAGCAATGAGGGGACAATCGCGATTCTTGGCAAGGATAGTGTCAAACACAGCCGCTTTGTCAAAATGAATATTGGGATGGTTCCGCAGGACCTCGCCATTTATGAGGATATGACGGCCTATGAAAATGTGAAATTCTTTGCCGGCTTGTACGGCTTACGCGGGGCGGAATTGAAGGAACGAGTGGAGGAAGCCCTTGAATTTGTCGGCCTCCAGGATAAGCATAAAAGCTATCCGAAAAGTTTTTCCGGAGGGATGAAACGACGGTTAAATATCGCTTGTGCCATTGCTCATCGACCAAAGCTGATTATTATGGATGAGCCAACGGTGGGCATCGATCCGCAGTCTCGAAATTACATCCTCAATTCAGTACGCAAGTTAAATGAAATGGGCTGTACGATCATTTACACGAGCCACTATATGGAGGAAGTGGAGGAAATCTGCACACAGATTGCCATCATCGACCACGGGAAAATTATTGCTGAAGGCACAAAGGAGCAGTTGAAATCCATCATCACCAATACAAAGGACTTGTGGGTGGAGGTCAAATCCACGGAACACGTGAACATCGGGTCCATTAAGGAGATTAGTGGGGTTGAAGCCGTTTCCGTCGATGAAAATGTCATAAAAATCAACTCGGATACCGGGGTGAACAACTTAAATAAAATCATTGAGCATTTCATGAGTAATCATATCGAAATCCGTTCGTTGGAAGAAAAAGCACCAAACCTAGAGACAGTATTTTTAACCTTAACCGGCAGGAATTTAAGGGACCAATAA
- a CDS encoding response regulator transcription factor, protein MKIKVIIADDNSFIREGLKIILSTYAEFDVLDTVSDGKEAVDYCQLHEVDIALLDVRMPHMNGVEATKLLTEKTKTKPIILTTFDDDEYITDAIKNGAKGYLLKNNDPEQIRDAIKSVYKGNSIIQDVILEKLKSNLGGGTKPSDNKLDLSLFTERERDIMSLIAKGYSNKAISKDLFISEGTVANYITSILNKTGLEHRTQIAIYYLTGKVD, encoded by the coding sequence ATGAAAATCAAAGTCATAATTGCGGATGATAACTCATTTATTCGGGAAGGGTTAAAAATCATTCTATCTACCTATGCAGAATTTGATGTGTTAGACACCGTGAGTGATGGAAAAGAAGCAGTGGACTACTGCCAATTGCATGAGGTGGATATTGCTTTATTAGATGTTAGAATGCCACATATGAACGGGGTAGAAGCCACGAAGCTTTTGACCGAAAAGACGAAGACAAAGCCCATCATCTTGACCACTTTTGATGACGATGAATACATAACGGATGCCATCAAAAATGGAGCCAAGGGCTATTTATTGAAAAATAATGACCCGGAACAAATTCGCGATGCCATTAAGAGTGTGTATAAAGGAAACAGCATTATTCAAGACGTGATTTTAGAGAAGCTCAAATCGAACCTTGGTGGAGGCACGAAACCGTCCGACAACAAGCTGGACCTCTCCCTTTTTACAGAAAGAGAGCGGGACATTATGTCGCTGATTGCCAAGGGCTATTCCAACAAAGCCATCTCCAAAGACTTATTTATTTCTGAAGGAACGGTCGCTAATTACATTACCTCGATTCTAAATAAAACGGGACTCGAGCACCGGACTCAAATCGCCATTTACTATCTAACGGGAAAAGTAGATTAA
- a CDS encoding ABC transporter permease translates to MNIINIAWKGIKSDFRDTRTLFFMLAFPIVLMLVLGSALSNTFTTSLPVDDIHVFYTDTTTGENFQHFIAEVKKSEVHFKKFTDQAKAKKEVQQSKVDGYVEVSEKGIQLYLNNGNSIEGSILQGMLSAYVDQYNIASEIMKMAPDKLATAFTPGKQADFIKETSLQPDKQPSSMDYYAIVITTMIILYGAMSASSLIVEERVRGTANRLIASPIRKSEIFIGKVLGSLVSNSLCALLVVQLSKLLFHANWGDHLGMVYMVLLTEIIFAVSLGIGISFVSKTSAAPKVSIMLFVQLSSFFGGAYFRIVNPEGFFKFITELSPLTWMNTGLMKLIYANDLSAAVPAITINLAGSLLFLLVAVISLQRREGL, encoded by the coding sequence ATGAACATTATCAATATTGCTTGGAAGGGGATTAAATCGGACTTCCGAGACACAAGAACCTTGTTTTTCATGCTAGCTTTTCCGATTGTCTTAATGCTCGTCCTTGGCTCCGCCTTGTCGAATACATTTACGACCAGTCTTCCTGTGGATGATATCCATGTGTTCTATACAGATACGACAACGGGTGAGAATTTCCAACACTTTATCGCTGAGGTGAAAAAATCAGAGGTCCATTTTAAGAAATTCACCGATCAAGCAAAGGCGAAAAAGGAAGTTCAACAAAGTAAAGTGGATGGATATGTGGAAGTGTCAGAAAAGGGGATTCAGCTGTATCTCAATAATGGCAACAGTATTGAAGGAAGTATCCTACAAGGCATGCTTTCTGCTTATGTCGATCAATACAATATCGCCTCTGAAATTATGAAGATGGCGCCTGACAAGTTGGCCACTGCGTTTACTCCTGGAAAACAGGCTGATTTTATTAAAGAAACCTCGCTGCAACCGGATAAGCAGCCTAGTTCGATGGACTATTATGCGATTGTGATTACGACGATGATTATCCTGTACGGGGCGATGTCGGCCAGTTCGTTAATTGTGGAGGAACGAGTGAGAGGGACGGCGAATCGTCTGATTGCCTCTCCGATTAGAAAAAGTGAAATTTTTATCGGGAAAGTGCTCGGAAGTCTCGTGAGTAATAGCTTGTGTGCCTTGCTAGTCGTTCAGCTGAGCAAACTATTATTCCACGCGAATTGGGGCGATCATCTAGGGATGGTATACATGGTCCTGCTGACCGAAATTATCTTTGCTGTGAGCTTGGGCATAGGTATCAGCTTCGTGTCCAAAACAAGTGCCGCTCCCAAAGTCAGTATCATGTTATTTGTGCAGTTGTCCTCCTTTTTTGGGGGAGCTTATTTTAGAATTGTGAATCCGGAGGGTTTCTTCAAATTTATTACGGAGCTTTCGCCTCTCACCTGGATGAACACGGGGTTAATGAAATTGATTTATGCGAATGACCTATCTGCAGCCGTCCCAGCGATCACAATCAATCTGGCTGGGTCACTCCTGTTTTTACTAGTGGCAGTTATCTCTTTACAAAGACGGGAGGGGCTATAA
- a CDS encoding histidine kinase, with protein MELWMIFTKLILLMYIAFTCIRGEVSHISWVVLTFLLYFCLTITMYIFKNHTLKRVLLILTLGLSIISYFLVLPLFCLVLPLAIIELASEFVHNRLTLLILSLIPILYVEAQLQPLYGLAATLSFLIFTMAHIYHDKLAKNEDQIDTMRKKLHKLTQNINENTEYIRQSEYTFKLEERNRISQEIHDKIGHSMTGALFQMEAAKRLMETDRPKATELLQNAINISKDGIEKIRMTLKNLKPPTEQVGINRMKLLIDDFNSKQSIKTVLTYEGNLEHIRPIQWKIINENVTESLTNAMKYSSATLVSIDVKVLNKIIRVEVKDNGVGTETIKKGLGIIGMEERTATMNGTIIVDSSHGFSVTTLLPIAST; from the coding sequence ATGGAGCTTTGGATGATTTTTACGAAGCTGATCCTTTTAATGTATATTGCGTTTACCTGTATTCGCGGGGAGGTCAGTCACATCTCATGGGTGGTGCTCACTTTCCTGCTTTATTTTTGTCTTACAATCACCATGTATATATTTAAAAATCACACCCTTAAACGTGTGCTGCTAATTCTCACTCTTGGTCTCTCGATCATATCCTATTTTCTTGTTCTGCCCTTGTTTTGCTTGGTTTTACCACTAGCCATCATCGAACTGGCCTCTGAATTTGTGCATAATCGATTGACACTGTTGATTCTATCCTTGATTCCCATTCTGTATGTGGAGGCACAGCTGCAGCCCCTTTACGGGTTGGCAGCCACTCTTAGCTTTTTGATTTTCACCATGGCGCATATCTATCACGATAAGCTGGCAAAAAATGAAGATCAAATCGATACAATGAGAAAAAAGCTCCACAAATTAACGCAAAATATTAATGAAAATACGGAGTATATCCGACAGTCGGAATACACCTTTAAATTAGAGGAACGCAACCGCATTTCACAGGAGATTCACGATAAAATCGGCCACTCGATGACAGGGGCTCTTTTTCAAATGGAAGCAGCCAAACGCCTCATGGAGACTGATCGGCCAAAAGCAACGGAGCTCTTGCAGAACGCGATCAACATCTCGAAGGATGGGATTGAGAAAATCCGGATGACGTTAAAAAATTTAAAGCCGCCGACGGAGCAAGTAGGGATTAACCGGATGAAGCTTTTAATCGATGATTTCAATTCTAAACAATCCATCAAGACGGTCCTTACCTATGAAGGAAACTTAGAGCACATCAGACCGATTCAATGGAAAATTATAAATGAGAATGTCACCGAGTCGTTAACGAACGCTATGAAATATTCCTCGGCCACGCTTGTTTCAATCGATGTGAAAGTACTGAACAAAATCATAAGAGTAGAAGTGAAGGATAATGGAGTCGGAACAGAAACAATCAAGAAAGGCTTGGGAATTATCGGAATGGAGGAGCGGACCGCCACGATGAACGGCACAATTATAGTGGACAGCAGCCACGGTTTTTCCGTGACCACCCTGTTGCCGATCGCATCAACATGA
- a CDS encoding methionine ABC transporter ATP-binding protein → MIEIRQLTKEYKTKNGTVKGVDDVSLTVQRGEVYGIVGYSGAGKSSLLRCINLLEQPTSGSITVDGTDLTSLKGEKLRLARLKIGMIFQHFYLISQKTVYENIAFSLKAANYPKNQISARVMELLETVGLADKRDVYPAQLSGGQKQRVGIARALANNPTVLLCDEATSALDPTTTKSILNLLKKINKELNITIILITHEMNVVKEICHRMAIMQNGKVIEEGTVYDIFANPKAELTKEFIDSVVSFDVPESIITSCEGPIIKVLFKGKVAGEGVISDMLQAFNVKGNFLHGSIEYIQELPLGIFIMELKGAKEEVATALRYIEDRAAQVEVLRNGL, encoded by the coding sequence ATGATTGAAATACGTCAGTTAACAAAGGAATATAAAACAAAAAACGGCACGGTCAAGGGAGTCGATGACGTTTCCTTAACGGTTCAACGAGGAGAGGTCTACGGTATCGTTGGCTACTCTGGTGCCGGAAAAAGCTCGTTGCTACGCTGCATCAATTTGTTGGAGCAGCCAACTTCGGGAAGTATTACCGTCGATGGGACGGACCTTACTTCCTTAAAAGGGGAGAAGCTCCGCCTAGCACGGCTAAAGATTGGCATGATTTTTCAACACTTTTACTTAATCAGCCAGAAGACGGTGTATGAGAACATTGCTTTTTCCCTGAAGGCGGCCAACTATCCGAAGAATCAAATCAGCGCACGTGTCATGGAATTACTAGAAACGGTGGGACTTGCGGATAAACGGGATGTGTATCCAGCCCAGCTGAGCGGGGGACAAAAACAGCGGGTGGGGATTGCACGAGCACTCGCCAATAATCCAACTGTCCTGCTGTGTGATGAGGCAACCTCCGCCCTCGACCCGACAACAACCAAGTCGATTTTGAATCTATTAAAAAAGATCAACAAGGAACTCAACATTACGATTATTCTTATCACGCATGAGATGAACGTAGTCAAAGAAATTTGCCACCGGATGGCGATTATGCAAAATGGGAAGGTCATTGAAGAGGGAACGGTGTACGACATCTTCGCCAACCCTAAAGCGGAACTTACCAAAGAATTTATTGATAGCGTGGTATCCTTTGACGTTCCGGAATCCATTATCACTAGCTGTGAAGGGCCGATTATCAAGGTGCTGTTTAAAGGAAAAGTCGCCGGTGAGGGTGTCATTTCCGATATGCTGCAGGCATTCAACGTTAAAGGGAACTTCCTTCATGGTTCGATTGAATACATACAAGAACTGCCGCTTGGCATTTTCATTATGGAACTGAAAGGTGCGAAGGAGGAAGTGGCAACGGCCCTTCGATACATCGAGGACCGGGCAGCGCAAGTGGAGGTGTTACGTAATGGGCTTTGA
- a CDS encoding methionine ABC transporter permease, translating to MQTIYMIVISLAIAIVIGLPVGILLFVTDKGLFLQNRLVQVTMGFLVNLIRSIPFIILLVALIPLTDFIVGSTIGPTAASVSLSVAAIPFFARIVETALREIDKGVIEAAIAAGATPTMIIKDVLLLEARSGIISGITLTLISLIGFSAMAGTVGGGGIGDLAIRFGYYRYDNTIMIATVVILIVLVQFIQLLGDFVAKVVDKRR from the coding sequence ATGCAAACGATTTATATGATTGTGATTTCTTTAGCGATCGCCATCGTCATTGGCCTTCCAGTGGGAATCTTGTTATTTGTCACCGATAAAGGGTTGTTTTTACAAAATCGCCTCGTTCAAGTGACTATGGGATTCCTGGTTAACTTGATCCGGTCCATTCCCTTTATTATTTTGCTGGTTGCGTTAATTCCGTTAACCGACTTCATTGTTGGTTCAACGATTGGACCGACAGCGGCAAGCGTTTCGCTTTCAGTGGCGGCCATTCCATTCTTTGCCCGAATCGTCGAAACAGCATTAAGGGAAATCGATAAAGGGGTCATCGAAGCGGCGATTGCGGCAGGAGCGACTCCAACCATGATTATAAAAGATGTTTTGCTCCTTGAAGCAAGGTCAGGAATTATCTCGGGTATTACGTTGACCCTTATTAGTTTAATCGGGTTTTCGGCCATGGCCGGTACAGTGGGTGGCGGCGGAATTGGAGATTTAGCGATTCGCTTTGGATACTACCGCTATGACAATACCATCATGATTGCCACTGTCGTTATATTAATAGTCTTAGTTCAGTTTATTCAGCTACTTGGTGATTTTGTTGCCAAAGTTGTCGATAAAAGAAGATAA